In Ursus arctos isolate Adak ecotype North America unplaced genomic scaffold, UrsArc2.0 scaffold_29, whole genome shotgun sequence, the following proteins share a genomic window:
- the GTPBP2 gene encoding GTP-binding protein 2 isoform X2: MKWRLQEGRGEAVYQIGVEDNGLLVGLAEEEMRASLKTLHRMAEKVGADITVLREREVDYDSDMPRKITEVLVRKVPDNQQFLDLRVAVLGNVDSGKSTLLGVLTQGELDNGRGRARLNLFRHLHEIQSGRTSSISFEILGFNSKGEVVNYSDSRTAEEICESSSKMITFIDLAGHHKYLHTTIFGLTSYCPDCALLLVSANTGIAGTTREHLGLALALKVPFFIVVSKVDLCAKTTVERTVRQLERVLKQPGCHKVPMLVTSEDDAVTAAQQFAQSPNVTPIFTLSSVSGESLDLLKVFLNILPPLTNSKEQEELMQQLTEFQVDEIYTVPEVGTVVGGTLSSGICREGDRLVVGPADDGRFLELRVCSIQRNRSACRVLRAGQAATLALGDFDRALLRKGMVMVSPEMNPTICSVFEAEIVLLFHATTFRRGFQVTVHVGNVRQTAVVEKIHAKDKLRTGEKAVVRFRFLKHPEYLKVGAKLLFREGVTKGIGHVTDVQAIAAGEAQANMGF; this comes from the exons ATGAAGTGGCGGCTCCAGGAGGGCCGCGGTGAGGCCGTCTACCAGATTGGGGTGGAGGACAATGGGCTGCTGGTGGGGCTGGCGGAGGAGGAGATGCGGGCGTCCCTCAAGACCCTGCACCGGATGGCAGAGAA GGTCGGGGCAGATATCACTGTTCTCCGGGAGCGAGAAGTGGATTATGACAGCGACATGCCCCGGAAGATTACCGAAGTGCTGGTACGAAAGGTCCCTGACAACCAACAG TTCCTAGACCTCCGTGTGGCCGTCCTGGGCAATGTGGACTCAGGGAAGTCGACTCTGCTTGGAGTCCTGACCCAGGGAGAGCTGGACAATGGGCGGGGCCGGGCTCGGCTCAACCTTTTCCGCCACCTGCATGAGATTCAGTCTGGCCGAACCTCCAGCATCAGCTTCGAGATCCTGGGCTTTAACAGCAAGGGAGAG GTGGTGAATTACAGTGACTCACGGACGGCAGAAGAGATCTGCGAAAGCAGCTCCAAGATGATCACCTTCATCGACCTGGCCGGCCACCACAAGTACCTCCACACCACCATCTTCGGCCTCACCTCGTACTGCCCCGACTGCGCCCTGCTGCTCGTCAGCGCTAACACTGGGATCG CTGGCACCACAAGGGAACACCTGGGGCTGGCCCTGGCCCTGAAAGTGCCCTTCTTCATCGTGGTCAGCAAGGTGGACCTGTGTGCCAAGACCACAGTGGAGAGGACAGTACGCCAGCTAGAGCGGGTCCTCAAGCAGCCTGGCTGCCACAAGGTCCCCATGCTGGTCACCTCTGAGGATGACGCTGTCACTGCGGCTCAGCAGTTCGCCCAGTCACCCAA CGTCACTCCTATCTTCACACTGTCCAGCGTGTCTGGAGAGAGTCTGGACCTGCTGAAAGTTTTTCTGAATATCTTGCCACCGCTCACCAACAGCAAAGAGCAGGAGGAACTCATGCAGCAGCTGACGGAGTTCCAG GTAGACGAAATCTACACAGTACCAGAGGTGGGGACAGTTGTTGGAGGGACACTTTCCAG TGGGATCTGCCGTGAGGGGGACCGGCTGGTGGTGGGCCCCGCGGACGACGGCCGCTTCCTGGAGCTGAGGGTGTGCAGCATCCAGCGCAACCGCTCTGCCTGCCGCGTGCTGCGAGCGGGGCAGGCCGCTACGCTGGCCCTCGGGGACTTCGACCGCGCGCTTCTTCGCAAG GGCATGGTGATGGTGAGCCCCGAGATGAATCCCACCATCTGCTCCGTGTTCGAGGCAGAGATCGTCCTACTGTTCCATGCCACCACGTTCCGGCGAGGCTTCCAGGTGACAGTACATGTGGGCAACGTACGTCAGACAGCAGTGGTGGAAAAGATCCATGCCAAG GACAAGCTGCGGACAGGGGAGAAGGCAGTGGTACGTTTCCGCTTCCTGAAACACCCAGAGTACCTGAAGGTGGGCGCCAAGCTGCTGTTCCGGGAGGGTGTCACCAAGGGCATCGGCCATGTCACCGATGTACAAGCCATTGCAGCAGGAGAGGCCCAGGCCAACATGGGCTTCTGA